GTTTGGGCAAAAAATGAACAAGGCCGTATCAAAGGACTTATTGTAGAAAGAGGCATGGAAGGCTTTTCGACACCCGAAATACACCATAAATGGTCGCTTCGGGCAAGCTGTACAGGCGAGTTGGTATTTGATAATGTAAAAGTACCCAAAGAAAATTTATTACCTCATGCCGATGGCCTCAAAGCTCCATTGGGATGTTTGGATTCGGCTCGTTATGGTATTGCTTGGGGGGCGTTAGGGGCTGCAATGGACTGCTATGACTCGGCCAAAAGATATGCCCTTGAACGGGTTCAATTTGAAAAACCAATCGCATCTTTTCAATTAGTACAGAAAAAGCTGGCCGAAATGCTAACTGAAATTACCAAAGCACAATTAATTTGTTGGCGTTTGGGTATGCTCAAAAACACAGGCAAAGCCACAACATCGCAAATATCTTTGGCCAAAAGAAACAATGTAGAAATAGCCTTGAAAATTGCCCGTGAAGCTCGCCAAATACATGGTGGTATGGGTATTACGGGCGAATATCCGATTATGCGACACCTCATGAACCTAGAGTCGGTAGTAACTTATGAAGGAACTCACGATATTCATTTATTGATATTAGGGGCAGAAATTACCGGTATTTCGGCATTCAAATAACAAACCGCTTACTCAATCATTGGGAGGATATTCAATAAAAGGCTCGTAATTTTGTTTTCTAGTTAGAATCTTACTTTTGTATTCAGCATAGAAAATTGTTTTATGTTTCACTTTAAATTTTATCTGCCATGTTAAAAAAACTCGCAATCCTTGCTTTATTCGTATGCACAAGTCAACTTGTAAAAGCTCAAAATGTTTCGTTTGGCCCAACTATTGGTGTTAATTCAGCCAAGATTAGCGAAACCGGTGCCACTTCAAAAACAGGTTTGTCGGCAGGGGTATTTTTTAATTATAGCTCTGTTAAATCTTTTGGTCTTGGGGCTCAAATTTTGTATAGCCAGTTAGGTAGTGATTTTACACCTGGTAGCGGCGTTGAGCAAGTGAATTTGAATTATATTCAAGTTCCTGTATTGGCAACTTATTATTTTGGTTCGAGCCAAACAACAGGTTCGTGGAGACCAAAATTGTTTGCTGGCCCTTACGTTGGATTCTTGTTGAATGCAACTAATAGAAATGGTGGCGATGCCAACCCTTCTGATTTATATTACAAGTCATCTGACTTTGGCTTGGCCTTTGGTGGTGGTGTAAATTATTATATCAGCAAAAAGACCTGGTTGAATCTTGATATTAAATATGGCTTGGGTATTACAGATATTAAAAAATCTACAACGGCTTCGGCTTCTAACCGTGCATTTAGTGTAAATCTTGGTGTAAGTTTTCCTTTAGGAACTATCAAATAAAAAAACTCGCAAAGGAAAATCCTCTACGAGTTTTTCAAAGCGTTTTATTTTACAGCGGTTACTTCTTGAAGTGACCGCTGTATTTTTTACTGGTGATTCTACCCTTGTATGAGAGCAATCTTGAAAGCCTATTGAGCTACTGCTTAGAATTTCAGGCTAATTCCTGCCAATACATTGAATCCTGCTTGTGGATAATAGAAGTTTTCTGTAATAGTAGCTCCTTCCGCAATATAGCTATAAGTATATCCATTGGATTCATATAAGGTATTAAATACATTATTGGCCAATAAGCTCAAGCCAATTTCACGAAATAACTTACCTTTTATCGTATACAGAATTCGGATGTCGTTGGTGAAATAGGCATCTAATTTACGATTCTCGTTGCTGGTATTATCCAAATACTGCTTACTTACATATTTAGAAAGAAGCCCCAATTCTAGCCCCTGAATAGGCGTGTAGAGAATCTGAGAGCCTGCAATCAAATTAGGAGAAAAAGCAATGTTCGTTTTGGCGAATTTATGTTCTACATCTACACCTGTATCGTAATTAGGAACTGTTTCTACGAAATTGTTGATTTTGTTGCTCGACAATGTAGTATTTGCATTGATTTTTAGAGATT
The DNA window shown above is from Flectobacillus major DSM 103 and carries:
- a CDS encoding acyl-CoA dehydrogenase family protein, whose translation is MELYTSNKADNFESPDFYQIDDLLTPEHLLIRQSVRDFIKREVSPIIEDAAQKAYFPAYLVQKFGEMGLFGPTIPEKYGAGGLDYIAYGLMMQEIERGDSGLRSMASVQGSLVMYPIFEYGSEEQRLRYLPQLASGKWLGCFGLTEPDFGSNPSGMKTHFEDKGDHYLLNGSKMWISNAPLADIAVVWAKNEQGRIKGLIVERGMEGFSTPEIHHKWSLRASCTGELVFDNVKVPKENLLPHADGLKAPLGCLDSARYGIAWGALGAAMDCYDSAKRYALERVQFEKPIASFQLVQKKLAEMLTEITKAQLICWRLGMLKNTGKATTSQISLAKRNNVEIALKIAREARQIHGGMGITGEYPIMRHLMNLESVVTYEGTHDIHLLILGAEITGISAFK
- a CDS encoding porin family protein, giving the protein MLKKLAILALFVCTSQLVKAQNVSFGPTIGVNSAKISETGATSKTGLSAGVFFNYSSVKSFGLGAQILYSQLGSDFTPGSGVEQVNLNYIQVPVLATYYFGSSQTTGSWRPKLFAGPYVGFLLNATNRNGGDANPSDLYYKSSDFGLAFGGGVNYYISKKTWLNLDIKYGLGITDIKKSTTASASNRAFSVNLGVSFPLGTIK